One Corvus moneduloides isolate bCorMon1 chromosome Z, bCorMon1.pri, whole genome shotgun sequence genomic window carries:
- the TMEM8B gene encoding transmembrane protein 8B isoform X2 yields the protein MALSQPLLPPACWTLATYSEPGWWACSGRGATQPPPQSFTLLRAPRVSFADGLFVTDYFTRTPRKLSPFRSFASIELFHFHIPEDTVIAVWNLITFKEQGGTFGDQCPDRSITVYFRSGAPSVINPLHTHFPRDTAVPGSFALTLTWTLPNRTTGVFNVTSPLPGDWFLAAHLPKDEGKISVKGLYEECQYLFQPQLIVQRLVNIAVLYPGHVTEQSMAPHNRSCLYKVFVPSYTSRVLVEVLRCRGAEGCPLWLRVRAKAPPLHNSTTLDCREHTPCQLAQDLPFWQHWYYILVEKHPGVPGTVSFQVTVQLTDCSRPSLARPPFLPSSASMNMPHSFGSAGGLALGDSPPPTSPNDTKHPVPIPVTSHAGERCWPVRPTLRNELDTFSVHFYIFFGPNVSVPPDRPAVFVINLLPVLDSGGVLNLELRLNVSSLCGENVTVFGCLNHEVPLTSGDNTSVTCETESLAGFLLSVNATASLSRLRIPYPQTGSWYLSLRSLCATEHGFEPCTNVTAEVYLRAYLSPCINDCGIYGQCKLLRTNNYLYAACECKAGWNGWGCTDNAEAFSYGFQLLSTLLLCLSNVMFVPPVAIAVRSHYLLEAAVYIFTMFFSTFYHACDQPGIVVFCIMEYDVLQFCDFLGSLMSVWVTVIAMARLQPIVKQVLYLLGAMLLSMALQMDRHGLWNLLGPSLFALGIMAVAWLPLPACPFPTTDGSHHPSPPLLPTDLEALGFLPVPRSADCSGGRAALRLRGDRGELLLHPQHLAPAHRRQRRLPAAAPCQAQQAPGAAAPAQGMRVPALR from the exons ATGGCActgtcccagcccctcctgcctccagcctgcTGGACACTTGCAACATACTCAGAGCCTGGGTGGTGGGCCTGCTCTGGGAGGGGTGCTACACAACCCCCTCCCCAGTCCTTTACCCTGCTGAGAGCCCCTCGGGTCTCCTTTGCAGATGGGCTCTTTGTGACCGACTACTTCACCCGCACACCACGCAAGCTCAGCCCCTTCCGCTCCTTTGCCAGCATCGAGCTCTTCCACTTCCACATTCCCGAGGACACAGTCATCGCCGTCTGGAACCTCATCACCTTCAAGGAGCAAGGTGGCACCTTTGGGGATCAATGCCCAGACCGTAGCATCACCGT GTATTTCCGCTCAGGGGCTCCCTCCGTCATTAACCCGCTGCACACGCACTtccccagggacacagctgTCCCTGGCTCCTTCGCACTGACCCTCACCTGGACCCTGCCCAACCGCACCACGGGAGTGTTCAATGTCACCAGCCCGCTGCCTGGGGACTGGTTCCTGGCTGCCCACCTGCCCAAAGATGAGGGCAAGATCTCTGTCAAG GGGCTCTACGAGGAGTGCCAGTATCTCTTCCAGCCACAGCTCATCGTGCAGCGCCTGGTGAACATTGCTGTGCTGTACCCTGGTCATGTCACTGAGCAGAGCATGGCCCCCCACAACCGCTCCTGCCTCTACAA GGTCTTTGTGCCCAGCTACACATCGCGAGTGCTCGTGGAGGTGCTGCGGTGCCGTGGGGCTGAGGGCTGCCCGCTCTGGCTGCGTGTGCGGGCCAAGGCTCCCCCCCTGCACAACTCCACAACACTGGACTGCCGGGAACACACTCCCTGCCAGCTGGCCCAGGACCTCCCCTTCTGGCAGCACTGGTACTACATACTGGTGGAGAAACACCCTGGGGTGCCGGGCACCGTCTCCTTCCAGGTCACCGTGCAGCTCACAG ACTGTTCCCGACCCAGCCTGGCCCGGCCAcctttcctgccctccagcGCCTCCATGAACATGCCCCACTCCTTTGGCTCCGCGGGCGGGCTGGCGCTGGGGGACAGCCCTCCGCCCACCAGCCCCAATGACACGAAGCACCCggtccccatccctgtcaccTCACATGCTGGAGAGCGGTGCTGGCCTGTCCGGCCCACGCTGCGCAACGAGCTGGACACCTTCTCTGTTCATTTCTACATCTTCTTCGGGCCCAACGTGTCAGTGCCACCCGACCGCCCCGCTGTCTTCGTCATCAACCTCCTGCCAGTGCTGGACAGTGGTGGGGTGCTCAACCTGGAGCTGCGCCTCAACGTG AGCTCCCTGTGTGGTGAGAATGTGACAGTGTTCGGGTGTCTAAACCATGAAGTCCCACTGACGTCTGGTGACAACACCTCGGTCACCTGCGAGACAG AGTCTCTGGCAGGCTTCCTGCTCTCCGTTAATGCCACAGCCAGCCTCAGCCGCCTGCGGATCCCCTACCCACAGACAGGCAGCTGGTACCTGAGCCTGCGCTCTCTCTGTGCCACGGAGCACGG GTTTGAGCCTTGCACTAACGTGACAGCTGAGGTGTACCTGCGCGCCTACCTCTCCCCCTGCATCAACGACTGCGGCATCTATGGCCAGTGCAAGCTGCTGCGCACCAACAACTACCTGTATGCTGCCTGCGAGTGCAAAGCTG GCTGGAATGGCTGGGGCTGCACGGACAACGCTGAGGCTTTCTCCTatggcttccagctcctctccacGCTGCTGTTGTGCCTCAGCAATGTCATGTTTGTGCCTCCCGTGGCCATTGCTGTCCGCAGCCACTACCTCCTAGAAGCTGCCGTCTACATCTTCACCATGTTCTTCTCCACT TTTTACCATGCCTGTGACCAGCCAGGCATTGTGGTGTTCTGCATCATGGAGTACGATGTGCTGCAGTTTTGTGACTTCTTGGGCTCTCTCATGTCTGTCTGGGTCACTGTCATCGCCATGGCCCGGCTCCAGCCCATAGTCAAGCAG GTGCTGTACCTGCTGGGGGCCATGCTGCTCTCCATGGCTCTGCAGATGGACCGTCACGGGCTCTGGAATCTGCTGGGGCCCAGCCTTTTCGCTTTGGGGATCATGGCCGTCGCCTGG CTCCCCCTTCCAGCCTGCCCTTTCCCCACCACAGACGGCTCGCACCATCCGTCGCCGCCACTGCTACCCACCGACCTGGAAGCGCTGGGCTTTCTACCTGTGCCCAGGAGCGCTGATTGCAGCGGCGGCCGTGCTGCTCTACGCCTTCGTGGAGACAGAGGAGAACTACTTCTACATCCACAGCATCTGGCACCTGCTCATCGCCGGCAGCGTCGGCTTCCTGCTGCCGCCCCGTGCCAAGCCCAGCAGGCGCCTGGGGCCGCTGCCCCGGCGCAAGGGATGCGGGTACCAGCTCTGCGTTAa
- the TMEM8B gene encoding transmembrane protein 8B isoform X1, which translates to MALSQPLLPPACWTLATYSEPGWWACSGRGATQPPPQSFTLLRAPRVSFADGLFVTDYFTRTPRKLSPFRSFASIELFHFHIPEDTVIAVWNLITFKEQGGTFGDQCPDRSITVYFRSGAPSVINPLHTHFPRDTAVPGSFALTLTWTLPNRTTGVFNVTSPLPGDWFLAAHLPKDEGKISVKGLYEECQYLFQPQLIVQRLVNIAVLYPGHVTEQSMAPHNRSCLYKVFVPSYTSRVLVEVLRCRGAEGCPLWLRVRAKAPPLHNSTTLDCREHTPCQLAQDLPFWQHWYYILVEKHPGVPGTVSFQVTVQLTDCSRPSLARPPFLPSSASMNMPHSFGSAGGLALGDSPPPTSPNDTKHPVPIPVTSHAGERCWPVRPTLRNELDTFSVHFYIFFGPNVSVPPDRPAVFVINLLPVLDSGGVLNLELRLNVSSLCGENVTVFGCLNHEVPLTSGDNTSVTCETESLAGFLLSVNATASLSRLRIPYPQTGSWYLSLRSLCATEHGFEPCTNVTAEVYLRAYLSPCINDCGIYGQCKLLRTNNYLYAACECKAGWNGWGCTDNAEAFSYGFQLLSTLLLCLSNVMFVPPVAIAVRSHYLLEAAVYIFTMFFSTFYHACDQPGIVVFCIMEYDVLQFCDFLGSLMSVWVTVIAMARLQPIVKQVLYLLGAMLLSMALQMDRHGLWNLLGPSLFALGIMAVAWTARTIRRRHCYPPTWKRWAFYLCPGALIAAAAVLLYAFVETEENYFYIHSIWHLLIAGSVGFLLPPRAKPSRRLGPLPRRKGCGYQLCVNEQEELGLVDPAVASINSICTS; encoded by the exons ATGGCActgtcccagcccctcctgcctccagcctgcTGGACACTTGCAACATACTCAGAGCCTGGGTGGTGGGCCTGCTCTGGGAGGGGTGCTACACAACCCCCTCCCCAGTCCTTTACCCTGCTGAGAGCCCCTCGGGTCTCCTTTGCAGATGGGCTCTTTGTGACCGACTACTTCACCCGCACACCACGCAAGCTCAGCCCCTTCCGCTCCTTTGCCAGCATCGAGCTCTTCCACTTCCACATTCCCGAGGACACAGTCATCGCCGTCTGGAACCTCATCACCTTCAAGGAGCAAGGTGGCACCTTTGGGGATCAATGCCCAGACCGTAGCATCACCGT GTATTTCCGCTCAGGGGCTCCCTCCGTCATTAACCCGCTGCACACGCACTtccccagggacacagctgTCCCTGGCTCCTTCGCACTGACCCTCACCTGGACCCTGCCCAACCGCACCACGGGAGTGTTCAATGTCACCAGCCCGCTGCCTGGGGACTGGTTCCTGGCTGCCCACCTGCCCAAAGATGAGGGCAAGATCTCTGTCAAG GGGCTCTACGAGGAGTGCCAGTATCTCTTCCAGCCACAGCTCATCGTGCAGCGCCTGGTGAACATTGCTGTGCTGTACCCTGGTCATGTCACTGAGCAGAGCATGGCCCCCCACAACCGCTCCTGCCTCTACAA GGTCTTTGTGCCCAGCTACACATCGCGAGTGCTCGTGGAGGTGCTGCGGTGCCGTGGGGCTGAGGGCTGCCCGCTCTGGCTGCGTGTGCGGGCCAAGGCTCCCCCCCTGCACAACTCCACAACACTGGACTGCCGGGAACACACTCCCTGCCAGCTGGCCCAGGACCTCCCCTTCTGGCAGCACTGGTACTACATACTGGTGGAGAAACACCCTGGGGTGCCGGGCACCGTCTCCTTCCAGGTCACCGTGCAGCTCACAG ACTGTTCCCGACCCAGCCTGGCCCGGCCAcctttcctgccctccagcGCCTCCATGAACATGCCCCACTCCTTTGGCTCCGCGGGCGGGCTGGCGCTGGGGGACAGCCCTCCGCCCACCAGCCCCAATGACACGAAGCACCCggtccccatccctgtcaccTCACATGCTGGAGAGCGGTGCTGGCCTGTCCGGCCCACGCTGCGCAACGAGCTGGACACCTTCTCTGTTCATTTCTACATCTTCTTCGGGCCCAACGTGTCAGTGCCACCCGACCGCCCCGCTGTCTTCGTCATCAACCTCCTGCCAGTGCTGGACAGTGGTGGGGTGCTCAACCTGGAGCTGCGCCTCAACGTG AGCTCCCTGTGTGGTGAGAATGTGACAGTGTTCGGGTGTCTAAACCATGAAGTCCCACTGACGTCTGGTGACAACACCTCGGTCACCTGCGAGACAG AGTCTCTGGCAGGCTTCCTGCTCTCCGTTAATGCCACAGCCAGCCTCAGCCGCCTGCGGATCCCCTACCCACAGACAGGCAGCTGGTACCTGAGCCTGCGCTCTCTCTGTGCCACGGAGCACGG GTTTGAGCCTTGCACTAACGTGACAGCTGAGGTGTACCTGCGCGCCTACCTCTCCCCCTGCATCAACGACTGCGGCATCTATGGCCAGTGCAAGCTGCTGCGCACCAACAACTACCTGTATGCTGCCTGCGAGTGCAAAGCTG GCTGGAATGGCTGGGGCTGCACGGACAACGCTGAGGCTTTCTCCTatggcttccagctcctctccacGCTGCTGTTGTGCCTCAGCAATGTCATGTTTGTGCCTCCCGTGGCCATTGCTGTCCGCAGCCACTACCTCCTAGAAGCTGCCGTCTACATCTTCACCATGTTCTTCTCCACT TTTTACCATGCCTGTGACCAGCCAGGCATTGTGGTGTTCTGCATCATGGAGTACGATGTGCTGCAGTTTTGTGACTTCTTGGGCTCTCTCATGTCTGTCTGGGTCACTGTCATCGCCATGGCCCGGCTCCAGCCCATAGTCAAGCAG GTGCTGTACCTGCTGGGGGCCATGCTGCTCTCCATGGCTCTGCAGATGGACCGTCACGGGCTCTGGAATCTGCTGGGGCCCAGCCTTTTCGCTTTGGGGATCATGGCCGTCGCCTGG ACGGCTCGCACCATCCGTCGCCGCCACTGCTACCCACCGACCTGGAAGCGCTGGGCTTTCTACCTGTGCCCAGGAGCGCTGATTGCAGCGGCGGCCGTGCTGCTCTACGCCTTCGTGGAGACAGAGGAGAACTACTTCTACATCCACAGCATCTGGCACCTGCTCATCGCCGGCAGCGTCGGCTTCCTGCTGCCGCCCCGTGCCAAGCCCAGCAGGCGCCTGGGGCCGCTGCCCCGGCGCAAGGGATGCGGGTACCAGCTCTGCGTTAatgagcaggaggagctggggcttgTCGACCCTGCCGTGGCCTCCATCAACAGTATTTGTACCAGCTGA